One genomic segment of Methanocorpusculum sp. includes these proteins:
- a CDS encoding phosphoribosylformylglycinamidine synthase translates to MVYRIFVEKKPALANEARALQNELQSLLGIKELTSVRIINRYDVENIEKPLFEYARSTVFSEPQLDITYDELEPAGDDAMFAIEYLPGQFDQRADSAAQCIQLISQGERPLVNTARVYILKGKISKEQLLAIKKYVINPVESREASLDKPATLSVTYHIPTTVETLTGFTKLDEKGLTGLIRELGLAMDLDDIRFSQQYFIQENRDPTITEIRMIDTYWSDHCRHTTFLTTIDKVTTKSPLLQKAFDDYIAVRKEVGREKPVNLMDIATIAVRHLKQAGKLDKLDESPEINACTVKITVNINGRDEDWLLLFKNETHNHPTEIEPFGGAATCLGGAIRDPLSGRAYVYSAMRLTGAGDPLTPVSETLTGKLPQRKIVSTAAAGYSSYGNQIGLATGMVDELYHPGYVAKRMEVGAVIGAVPMENVRREVPADGDVVILLGGRTGRDGCGGAAGSSKSHTVASLTSCGAEVQKGNAPEERKIQRLFRNKEASRLIKRCNDFGAGGVSVAIGELADGLEIDLNAVPKKYEGLDGTELAISESQERMAVVVDKNDAETFRSLAHAENLEATVVARVTEDPRLIMNWNGKKIVDISREFLDTNGTEKHIKIDLADPQPFEKEMKGGFAENYEKLAGDLNICSKRGLSERFDSTVGAGTVLMPFGGKYQLTPIQAMVSKISVEKSDTEDCSLMAWGFNPMISEKSPYHGAYLAVVESVSKLIATGAEFSDVYLSFQEYFEKPGKDPKRWGKPMSALLGAFAAQMGLGVGAIGGKDSMSGSFEKLDVPPTLISFAVTTEKIKNIVTNEFKSPGHKVVLLKAEYDENGLPKAESLIANYHLVTMLMREGKILSCYTPALGGIAEAVLKMAFGNMVGFVYDSSVDPQDIFGYNYGAFILELADDSEIGVPLGMTKSDAFIRYASVKLPLETLLNVYEAKLESVYPCNIPQGSGRIKKIKCETRSAVKPRERTAHPRVLIPVFPGTNCEYDSAKAVAKAGAIPEILVINNQTAKDTAESVDRAADAIQKSQAIFIPGGFSGGDEPDGSGKFITAFFRNAKIKDAVHDLLQNRDGLILGICNGFQALIKLGLVPYGEIIDVDEDSPTLTFNTIGRHQSKLVRVRVSSVKSPWFSKVNVGDVFAVPISHGEGRFLANDDVLKQLIENGQVATQYVDRTNHPTSDIHYNPNDSMMAIEGITSPDGRVLGKMGHAERIGDGLYKNYDEAFDMKLFESLVEYFRP, encoded by the coding sequence ATGGTTTACAGGATATTTGTTGAGAAAAAACCCGCACTGGCAAACGAGGCACGAGCATTGCAGAATGAACTGCAGAGTCTGCTGGGCATCAAAGAACTGACATCGGTCAGAATAATCAACCGGTACGATGTCGAAAATATAGAAAAACCGCTGTTCGAATACGCAAGATCAACGGTTTTCTCCGAGCCTCAGCTGGATATAACGTATGATGAGCTGGAGCCCGCAGGCGACGACGCCATGTTTGCCATCGAGTATCTGCCAGGCCAGTTCGACCAGAGAGCGGACAGTGCCGCCCAGTGTATCCAGCTGATCTCCCAGGGAGAGAGACCGCTCGTAAACACCGCACGGGTGTATATTCTCAAAGGAAAAATCTCCAAAGAACAGCTGCTTGCGATCAAAAAATATGTGATCAACCCGGTCGAGAGCAGAGAGGCATCTCTGGATAAACCGGCGACCCTTTCCGTAACCTACCATATCCCGACAACCGTCGAAACGCTCACCGGATTCACCAAGCTGGATGAGAAAGGTCTTACCGGCCTTATCCGCGAACTTGGTCTTGCGATGGATCTGGACGATATCAGATTCAGTCAGCAGTATTTTATTCAGGAAAACCGGGACCCGACGATCACCGAGATCCGGATGATCGATACCTACTGGTCGGATCACTGCCGCCACACGACGTTTTTAACGACGATCGACAAGGTAACGACGAAAAGCCCGCTTCTCCAGAAAGCATTCGACGACTACATCGCAGTCAGAAAAGAAGTCGGCCGGGAAAAACCCGTCAATCTGATGGATATCGCGACAATAGCCGTCCGACATCTGAAACAGGCAGGAAAACTCGACAAGCTGGACGAGTCCCCTGAAATCAATGCATGTACCGTGAAAATAACGGTGAACATAAACGGCAGAGACGAGGACTGGCTTCTTCTGTTCAAGAACGAGACCCACAATCACCCGACCGAGATCGAACCGTTCGGCGGAGCGGCGACCTGTCTTGGCGGAGCGATCCGTGATCCCCTGTCGGGCCGTGCCTACGTTTATTCAGCGATGAGACTGACGGGCGCCGGAGATCCCCTGACCCCAGTAAGCGAGACGCTGACCGGGAAACTTCCGCAGAGAAAGATCGTCTCGACGGCGGCGGCGGGCTACAGTTCGTACGGAAACCAGATCGGGCTTGCTACCGGGATGGTCGATGAACTCTATCATCCGGGATACGTGGCAAAGCGGATGGAAGTCGGCGCCGTTATAGGTGCCGTCCCCATGGAAAATGTCCGGCGCGAAGTCCCGGCCGATGGTGACGTCGTGATCCTGTTAGGCGGACGGACAGGGAGAGACGGATGCGGAGGGGCGGCAGGTTCCTCGAAATCCCACACGGTAGCTTCGCTCACGAGCTGCGGAGCGGAAGTCCAGAAGGGAAATGCTCCCGAGGAGCGGAAGATCCAGAGGCTTTTTAGAAACAAGGAAGCTTCACGTCTTATCAAACGGTGTAACGACTTTGGTGCCGGCGGGGTTTCGGTCGCGATCGGAGAGCTTGCCGATGGTCTGGAGATCGATCTGAACGCGGTCCCGAAGAAATATGAAGGTCTTGACGGGACCGAACTCGCGATCAGCGAATCGCAGGAGAGAATGGCCGTTGTCGTAGACAAAAACGACGCGGAAACGTTCCGCTCCCTCGCTCATGCTGAAAATCTCGAAGCAACGGTCGTTGCCCGGGTCACGGAAGATCCGCGCCTGATCATGAACTGGAACGGGAAAAAGATCGTCGATATCTCCCGCGAATTTTTGGATACGAACGGTACGGAAAAACACATCAAGATCGACCTCGCTGACCCGCAGCCGTTTGAAAAAGAGATGAAAGGCGGATTTGCCGAGAACTATGAAAAACTCGCCGGCGACTTAAACATCTGCTCGAAGAGAGGTCTTTCCGAGAGGTTCGACTCGACGGTCGGCGCCGGAACGGTCCTGATGCCGTTTGGCGGAAAATATCAGCTGACCCCGATCCAGGCGATGGTGAGCAAGATCTCGGTGGAGAAGAGCGATACCGAGGACTGTTCCCTGATGGCATGGGGATTCAATCCGATGATCTCGGAGAAGAGTCCGTATCACGGAGCGTATCTCGCAGTCGTAGAAAGCGTCTCGAAGCTTATCGCCACCGGAGCTGAGTTTTCGGATGTGTATCTCTCGTTCCAGGAGTATTTCGAGAAGCCGGGCAAGGATCCAAAACGCTGGGGTAAGCCGATGAGCGCTCTTCTCGGCGCATTTGCGGCCCAGATGGGGCTCGGCGTCGGGGCGATCGGAGGGAAGGATTCGATGAGCGGTTCCTTTGAGAAACTTGATGTCCCCCCGACACTGATCTCGTTTGCCGTGACGACGGAGAAGATCAAAAACATCGTGACGAACGAGTTCAAGAGTCCGGGCCATAAGGTCGTTCTGCTGAAAGCCGAGTATGATGAAAACGGTCTCCCGAAGGCTGAATCTCTGATCGCAAATTATCATCTTGTCACCATGCTTATGAGAGAGGGGAAAATCCTCTCCTGTTATACCCCTGCCTTGGGCGGGATCGCCGAAGCCGTATTAAAAATGGCATTCGGGAACATGGTCGGATTCGTGTACGACAGCAGCGTCGATCCACAGGATATTTTTGGATACAACTACGGAGCATTTATTCTCGAACTCGCCGATGACTCCGAGATCGGTGTCCCGTTAGGTATGACAAAGTCGGACGCTTTCATCCGGTATGCCAGTGTAAAACTTCCGCTGGAAACGCTTCTGAACGTGTACGAAGCAAAACTGGAATCGGTCTATCCGTGCAATATCCCGCAGGGATCGGGCAGGATCAAAAAGATCAAGTGTGAGACCCGCAGTGCCGTGAAACCGCGTGAGCGAACTGCCCATCCGCGGGTCCTGATCCCGGTTTTCCCGGGAACGAACTGTGAGTATGACAGCGCAAAGGCCGTAGCAAAAGCCGGCGCAATTCCCGAGATCCTCGTGATAAACAATCAGACGGCAAAGGACACTGCCGAGTCGGTCGACCGGGCGGCGGACGCGATCCAAAAATCCCAGGCAATCTTCATTCCGGGCGGTTTTTCCGGCGGAGACGAACCCGACGGGTCAGGGAAATTCATCACGGCATTCTTCCGCAATGCAAAGATCAAGGATGCCGTCCACGATCTTTTACAGAATCGTGACGGGCTGATCCTTGGGATCTGCAACGGTTTCCAGGCACTGATCAAGTTAGGGCTCGTTCCCTACGGAGAGATCATCGACGTGGATGAGGATTCGCCAACGTTGACGTTCAATACGATCGGCAGACATCAGTCAAAACTCGTCCGCGTACGAGTATCTTCCGTAAAATCCCCCTGGTTCTCCAAGGTGAATGTCGGGGACGTTTTCGCGGTGCCAATTTCGCATGGTGAAGGAAGATTCCTCGCAAATGACGATGTGCTGAAGCAA